The nucleotide sequence AGCAAATGGTTTCGCGGGCCAGTTGCTTAATCCGCGTTCGCAACGTATCGCAGAAGGCTCTTCAGATCCCCAACTTTTTCACAGAGCTGGGGATTTTGCTGTAAGGAATGGGTGATCTTTCTATCCGTGCATAAAACTCGGTAGTTGAACCAATTACTGAATAAGCATCAAACAAGGTGCTGCTGAATAGCAGTATGAATTGGAACGAAGTTTCAATTCATACACGCTCTAATTCATACCCAGATTCAGCAATGCCTCAAACAAAACTTGCCTTTGGAGGCTCACAATGAATTCGCATTCTACCAACCTGACCATCCATTTAGTTGATGCCAGCATGACGGATGAAGAGCGCAATGACGCGACTGGTCGCCTGCTCAAGCACTTAAAGACAATGGAGGAGGTTAATTCTGTTCGTCGGATTGAGAATCCAGATCCAGATCCTCTACAAAAAGCGGGGATTGCAGGCACTTTAA is from Leptothermofonsia sichuanensis E412 and encodes:
- a CDS encoding IS1 family transposase, which encodes MRTRIKQLARETICFSKSVRL